The genomic DNA GCGCATCTCGGCCAGTTGAACCGTCGATGAGGTTTGAGCGGCTACGGAACTCGCCATGCCTGCGCACAGCACCAAGATCAGCAAGTTTTTCATTTGGTCTCCTTCGAATGGAGCACTTCCAGAATTGCCTGCACCGGCATGCGGTCGTGCTGGTCCATGCCGACATAGATCATGAGAATCTTTCCTTCACGGTTGACCACGAACGTCGCCGGATGCGCGATGTTGAAGGCGTCGCGACCCAAGGCGTGGTACACGCCGTACGCCTTGGTGACGCGGCGGTCTTCGTCGAGCAGGAAGGGATAGGAAACCGGGTGCTCGGCAAGAAATTTTTCTGGCCGAAACATACCGCCCCGCTTTTCCGCCGCGACGTACACCAGCGATGCTCCTCCCAGTTCCTGCCTGAGCGGCTCGAACTGAGCCATGCGCTTCACGCAGTTCGGTCACCAGGTGCCGCGCAGGAACTCAATGACCACCGGCCCGCGCTGCAACAACTGGGCCAGCGATATTTCACCCATGCCGTTCGCGGAAGACAGCGTGAAGTC from Terriglobales bacterium includes the following:
- a CDS encoding redoxin family protein, which translates into the protein MKRMAQFEPLRQELGGASLVYVAAEKRGGMFRPEKFLAEHPVSYPFLLDEDRRVTKAYGVYHALGRDAFNIAHPATFVVNREGKILMIYVGMDQHDRMPVQAILEVLHSKETK